One Ranitomeya variabilis isolate aRanVar5 chromosome 4, aRanVar5.hap1, whole genome shotgun sequence genomic window, AAGACTAATAGAATACCAAATGCATTTTGAAAGAAAGTGCATTCTTAATCTTGGTTCACTCTCTCCACTTTTGGACATCTCAAACAATAAGAGTTAGTCAGAGAGCAGCCTtagcttcctgttgatgttcaatacatTCAAAGGCATGAACAGTTAAGCCATTGCAAATTTCGTAACAAACTCACATGAGCCTTGGGAATGTGAGTGCCAAGACCACTGGAACGCACTTACACAGAAAGTGAGAatgaatatttttatttgaaataggcaaacatgaggaatgacaaggggttgtcctagtattaGACCtctttaaaaaatttattttttggttaaaatatttccaacattctgaacatgaaaaaggcttcacccCCTTTGTGGCTTTTCCGATGTTAGAGTTGATTTTAGTGTAAAACATCTCCTACATTATGAACatggaaaaggcttctcccctgtgtgagttctctggtgcttaaccaaatttgattgatggttaaaacatttcccacattctggacaagaAAAAGGATtcttccctgtgtgggttctctggtgtataacaagctctgatttaaatgtaaaatatttcccacattctgaacaggaaaaaggcttctcccctgtgtgggttctcagaTGGCAATCAAGATGAgctttcaggttaaaacatttcccactttctgaacatggaaaaggcttctcccctgtgtgagttctctgatgcctATCCAAATCTGATTTCTTATTAAAACATTTCatacattctgaacatggaaaaggcttcttccctgtgtgggttctttggtgagtaacaagatttgatttccggttaaaacatttcccgcattctgaacatgaaaaagcctTCTCCTCTCTGTggattctttggtgtataacaagatcgcacttctgttgaaaacatttatcacattctgaacaggaaaaaggcttctcccctgtgtgggttctctggtgtgtaacaacATCTGATttccgtttaaaacatttcccacattctgaacataaaaaaggcttctccactgtgtgagttctctgatggctATCAAGAAGCCATTTCCGGCTAaagcatttctcacattctgaacatgaaaatggcttctcccctgtgtgggttctctggtgtacaACAAGACCGcacttctgtttaaaacatttagcacattccgaacaggaaaaaggcttctcccctgtgtgggttctttggtgtataacaaaatttgatttgtttttaaaatatttcccacattctgaacatgaaaaaggcttctcccctgtgtgaattctctggtgtataacaagatcgcacttctgttgaaaacatttatcacattctgaacaggaaaaaggcttctcccctgtgtgggttctctggtgtgtaacaacATCTGATttccgtttaaaacatttcccacattctgaacataaaaaaggcttctccactgtgtgagttctctgatggttATCAAGAAGCCATTTCCGGCTAaagcatttctcacattctgaacatgaaaatggcttctcccctgtgtgggttctttggtgagtaacaagatttgatttctggataaaacttttcccacattctgaacatgaaaaagccttctcccctgtgtgggttctctggtgtacaACAAGACCGgacttctgtttaaaacatttagcacattccgaacaggaaaaaggcttctcccctgtgtgggttctttggtgtaaaACAAGATCTGATTtgtgttgaaaacatttcccacattctgaacatgaaaaaggcttctcccctgtgtgggttctttggtgtctaacaagatggaATTTGTtcttataacatttcccacacttggaacaagaaaatctattcgcCACTGTGTGAATTTTTGGATGTTTGAGAAAAGACTTTTTGATGGGAAAACTGTTTCCatattcagaacatgaaaatggcttctttgagTTAGGAGTATTTCCATTTTTAAAGCTTATTTTGTGactctgattttcattagttgtcgataatgaatcagaagacaggaccagtttcaaaggatcagaggacagatctttgctgtgaagggatgatggtatatctggagtaatggcattcacttcaattgtatcctgtgggatctcaagatcatctgatttaaaaactgaagagaTCAGCTTTTCCTCTGatttcctggtacagtcatctgccaagatagaaaccaattattatttttgaataaaatatctgttaatgtcatttaacatttctacttaaactgtctgtaaaaatggcaagttatgtaaaaatattgTATTCATCACCAAGACAATGATAGCTCACAGTCTAATAAAATAatctcataggatgaaccagtgaAGCGTGGTGTTcaattgtttattctgcctcccaaatatggaataaaagcCACAAAGAAACGTTATGCTGACGaacataataccaataaaaacttctattcagttaacaaaaaacaagtccccagttAGGTCCATCATccgtcaatggaaaaacagaggtttccacattattagtggctcaaaggctcttgaaatgcaacatggcttccattaaccaatccagcaataaccactctcccaaagtcaaattttcCCCTCACTTCTGAGCCTTCCAGTGTGCCCAAACGacatgtatttggcattactatagttaGAAGAACCCacttaagtgtgtgtgtgtgtgtgtgtgtgtgtgtgtgtgtgtgtgtgtgtgtgtgtgtgtacgcgcgCGTGCGTGTATGTCTGTGTCTATGTCCTGGAGTACGATGGCTAATAAAAtagcatatttgcaattttttttctcccacATCCACCGTTTGCTAGTTTCCGGAAAGTACCTGTGGAATAAAAAATAGTCACTACTCCAATAGATTAGTTctctgagggttataatttccaaaatggagtcattttaTGGGGGTTTCTACAGCTCTGATTTTGTgaaattttgtcatattagggcttctgcagatAGTGTGTCACATGTCTTCTGGAATCTGCTCCTATGACGTCACCAAGCGTGTCCTTATTCATTTGTCAGGTGGGGCTGGTAATGGAGTAGACATTGGAACCAGGGTGTGTGTGGCCTAAACGTGATGTAAGCGGTCATCTGCTGTAGGAGCTCCCGCTCAATATCAGCAAATATACAGGATTGTAGCCTGTAAAATTAGTGCCAGGTACCTGGATTTATCGGGGGAACCCTAGAACGGTGTGGTGCTTGAGGAGCTGCGTGCCTGCGGGGCAATGACCGGCAAGATGAACTCCAGGAAGGTGGCAGGGGAGCTGGAGAGGAAGCCCCAAGATGGCGCCGGCCAGGAAGAAATGCTGCTGGAAAAGCCGGTGTTGGTGGGGGAGGATTCCAGGGGAGCAGACGCAGCAGCCAGGCTGCGATGCTTCGCCCGACAGACGGAGGAGACCAGGAGCCCGGCGGTGACTGACAAGGTGAAAGATAAGCCTGTGGGGCACGGAgatatggaggagctgggggaggAGAAGGGAGAAGATAGTGATGGGAGCAGAACTGGAGTGCAGGAGGAGGATGCGAGCAGGGGAATGATGAAGGGCACCGTGCTATGCATCAATGGACTCCAGATACCTGAGGAGCCAAATCTGAAAGATGTGTTTAAAGTGGTTATTTACAGTCACACTACTACCACTAATGTGGCTGCGCAGCTGGGGGTCCTTCAGGCAGATATGTCCAAACTGCAACATTCAATGTACATGACTAAGGAAAGGATGGGATAGGCGGAAAAACACATCAGCAATGCTGAGGACTATACTGCCAAAGCGGATAAGGCCACAAAATGTATGAGTGCCTTGAAAATAGGTTCAGGTGCAATGATGTGCGGTTGATTGGGGTGCCTGAAAATACGGAAGGCACAGCGCCAACAGAGTTCTTTGAGAAATGGCTACTAAACGATATTGGAGCAGACAAGCTGTCCCAGATGTACGCAATTGAAAGAGTGCACTGAGTTCCTATGCATCCCCTCCCCCCCTGGGCATCCTCCTAGACAAGTGCTAGTCAAGGTCTTGCATTACCGGGACAGAGACACCATTCTCAGACATGCCAGAGAGAACCCGGATTTAAAGATAAATGGCTCCTGGATTTCCATATTTCCTGACTTCTCCATAGAGGTGCAGAAGCAGAGAGCCAATCCACATTAAGAAGAGGCTGAGAGAGATTGGTGTCACTTACTCGATGCTGTACCCGGCCAAACTAAGAGTGGTCTCTGAAGGAAAAGTGAATTTTTTCGTGGAGGATAAAGAGGCACTTGGATGGCTGGACAGCAACGAGCAATATCTGCGTCAAATGAAACTGAAGGACACAGCGGGATGATAGAACGGTTCTCCTCTATTCGTGTTTCTCTGATTGCCTCCTTTTGGAGGGATCCATTGGCTTTTTCTCCTCTGTTTTTTTGTGATTTTAGGAGTAGGGGGCGGGCCCTTGTTGGATcttgagttttttctgctttgtttattttatttttttttggggggggggtaaatttgaATTTTTGGAAATTTTTAATAGGCTGCAATCCACAAGTCATGTGAGAGTCCCATTTGTTGGGACAAGTTGCGGGACTGTTGGACGGGGTTAACAGACTGTTCCGGATAAAGTGCACTCTCCCCTCCATGTTAGGAGGGGATGGAAAGATGAAATGGGGATTCGTTGGGGGTGTTTTTCTgtttggggggagggggggaatATTTGCATACTGTACATCACCATGGTTACTATGGTTGTGACTTCGGTTGCGACTGGATGAAAGAATGTGGGATAAAATGTTTTGTGGTAGGAAAATGTCTGGAAGAATGAGAATTGTGAGTTGGTATGTCAGGGGTTTGGCGTATGGCGTGAAGCGGCAAGCTGTGTTTAAATGTTTGAATGATGCCAAGTCGTCAGTGATTTGCCTGCAGGAGACTCATATGGTAAAGGAGAGAACGCATTTTTTGGCTAAGAGATTAGTTCAGGTGGGATACCATGCCACATATTCAGCATATTCTAGGGGGGTCAGCATTCTCCTCTGTGCTGGGGTACCTTTTGAGTATCACAAAGTGGTTATAGACCAGTCAGGTAGATTCATGTTTACTTTGTAAATTGTACGGATGTCTGATGTGGCTGGTTTCAATTTATATTCCACCACCATATTGTGGAAAGGTTATCCACAGCGTTCTGGGAATATTACCAGGGATACCGTTTTTGATAATAGGGGACTTTAACAACATTCCGGACACACACTGGGATAGGGGAGACGAGAGCCGTTGAAACCGAGTGGTAATTGTACATCATTTGATGCCGTCCTGAGGGAGActgctctgcatgatttatggAGTATATCTCATCCTTGGGTGTATAAGTATTCATGTTTCTCATACTCTTTCACTTCGTTGTGTCAAGAATAGATCGGGGCTTGGGCAATACACAGATGTTGTGCCTTGTTGGGGAGGTAACGTATATGGCTAAAACAATATCGGATCATTCTCCCATGAGTGTGGTACTTGAGGGTGTGGGATCCTTGCCTGATAAGGGGGGCATGTGGAGGCTGAACCCATTCTGGCTACATCTTATTGACTTGGATGGACATATAGTGGGAGATACTAaggaatattttaaaattaatgctgGGTCGGCTTCTGTATTGATGTATGGGAGGCTATGAAGGCTTACTTCAGAGGGCTCTGCATTAAAGAGATTTCCTGAGTCAAGGCAGAAACGGGCAGGAAGGATCAGATGTTGATAAGAGAGCTGGAGGAGGCATTAATCAGTGATCAGTCCCCAGAAGCACAGGGAAGGTTGAAGGTAGCGCAGAatagagtatgtcagatggcaatgaAAAAGGCGGAATGTAAGAGAATGTTTCAAACTGCTAAATATTTTGAGGAGGGGAACAAGGCGGGTCATCTCCTTTCTAGAATAGTAGCGGCATAGAGAGACCCCACACATATAGTAgctttgaagggaaaggatgggTCGGAGCATATTGGTTGCggggcaattttggaggtgatgacggagtattattcagatttttataaATCCCGGGTACaaccaacgatggaggaggtgggTGGTTTTTTGGCAGAGGTTCAGCTTCCTAGACTTTCTATGGTTGATCAGGGACTTCTTGAAgagccgtttaatttggaggagcttgacgccgcactggcctctatgcctaatgATGAAGCCCCAGTGTGGATGGTATCCCAGGGAaggtgtataaaaaaaataaagaggtattgcttcccactttgttggaggtgtatgctgctggtctcGTGGAGGGGGAGTTGCCGTTGTCCATGTGTGAGGCAATAATTGTAGtgttgccaaaacagggtaaggatccgacGGATCTGGCTTCTTACCGCCCAATCTCGTTATTAATGAcagatatcaaaatcttggccaaaatgttggctaatcgtcttaacaaggtgataacgacaCTAATACACCGGGACCAATCTggatttatgcccaatagttcaACACCGTGTAATCTTAGACaattgtttctcaatatgcaggtaaagtcagacaatatgagtcagagggttgtggtgtctttagatgcCGCTAAGGCGTTTGATAGAGTGGAATGGCGGTATTTGTGGGCGgttatgaaggctatgggttttggtgagAGATTTATAAGATGGGTGCAATTGTTATATgcgtctccaagagccaggatacaggtaaatgggctcttgtcgggagatttccctttatataggggaacacggcaggggtgccccttgtctcctctcgtttgcaattgctgttgagcccttggcggcGGCGATACGGAGGGatagggacataaagggatttagatatggaaactatgaagaaaatgCCCTGTACGCGGGCAACGTGTTACTGTTCTTGGAAGATGCGCTGGAGTCTCTGGGGGCCGTTATGGACAGCATTACAaaatttggggctctttccggattatttattaattgggataagtctgtgttgttgcccatggacgcggcggctcccctgacactagaccctggggtcccttaagggtggtacatgagtttaaatatctGGGCATCATGGTTTCagacaaaatagaggactatgtgaggctcaacctgactcctttgcttgggaagttccagcagaagattgtgGCCTGGAATAAGCTATTTCTGTCGGTTGCAGGAAGAGTAAATTTGATCAAAGTGATACTTgtgcctcagctcctctacatattgcataatactccagtgtggctgcctcagagtaaattttataggatcaatcctctatttagggacttaatttggaagggtggaTGGGCgagcatcaaattggaacatctgcaaatggggaaggatgagggtggtctggcagtccccaatccatggatttactatatagcatctcaatgccagcatatggtaggttggggagaacaGGAACAGAGCTCTTCagcggggataatcattgaacacgCAGTAGGGAAAGGCCCTTTGTTAGCCAGTCTGGAAGCaggcagattcagaattaaccccccaAAATTTCCAACAATAGCTATGCTGGGGAAAGTCTGGCAGAAAATTAAGTAATGGAGGGGAGTAACAGAATTTACGAGATatatacgccaatttggtttgaTCCTAGATTGGCAGAGCTTATGAGATTgcggggttcggtcagtggaggtgcattggcatttggttcgtgtctcagttgcttgatggggatgttattCAAACATttgagacacttaggactgagtttcctttgtccCAGAAGATGTTCTTTCAATATTTGCAGTTGAGACACACCCTAAATTGTCAGATAGCTTGTTGAAGCTTATTGGGCCTTGGAGGAGTACAAGGGGcttcattaccttgatgtacaggggttTGATGGGGTTTTATTGAAGCATCTGTTAAGGATAAAGGAAAAATGGGTGGTGGACGGGGGTCCTTTGTCGGAATCCCAGTAGGAGTCTATATTTCAATACATCCCCAGGGCTTccttgagtgaggctaagagggtgtcacagttataactggtgtatagggtgtacaggaccccggcatggatgaagaaggcaggactgagaggtgactcaaaatgcccAAGGTGCGGTGAGGAGGATGCAGATTtgttacatatgatgtggtcgtgtgcttGCCTCCAaaccttttgggtgaaggtgcttaatttgatccaggaggtgacaggagtaaATGTGGGGCGTAACCCACTGACCTGCCTTCTGGGTTGTATGGacgatattgctacggatgaatgtggaaggttgttgcatgctgcgagaaagcttattgcgatgcattggttggatgaaaaaccaccagggaaaaaggaatttattaataaaattaaatttattgtccttatggaaaggaatatctacatcaagagagatcagaatacaaaatttgaaaatgtgtggggcagatggatggattacccaggcgtggcgtctgctgagttattgcagagtagaaCGGGTATCgtttagttgcttctggagggacttttacatgtactgctgtacaattttcaagaggtgatgttgtcagttggttgtattggataatgggtagGGGACTGGGGGGAGGGAGGGTTGGTTATGGGGTAAGGGTCCTATTTTCGTAAAATGAAAAAGGATTAATAGGTTTTGTATTCGTTGTACCTGTGTGGAAAATGTGTAAGACTGTGTtactgcgtgtcatatgctttaataaaaattatttgatttaaaaaaaagacattggaaccagaagctctggatgaCATAGGCTCCATTCAGCCgctaagattagggtgcctgggacaagtagtaccatccagtctgaCAGTATGGGTGTATGAAGTAATCTGCTCTCTGATTCAGCCAATTGGATAGTACCATATTCTAAGAAAAGTTTAATCATATTGAAGGAAGCTGCTACATACAGCCTTGTTCTCTTCTGGTTCAGTCCTCTATGCTCAGCTcacggcttgtgtatttgtttcctgttgtgatctCGGCCTGTTTGCGGACTACTCTTCCATCTTCTGATTTTGCATTTGTTTCTGCCTCACTGGTTATGACCCGGCTACCTGACTATTGTTCTTCCCATTTCACACCACCGAGCAGCAGGCAACATTGTGGCCCAAGCCTGGGGGGTCTCTATGCAAGTCCAGATTCATGTTGAGGTTTTAAAGTGTGATGAGCAAGACAATCCCTGGGATCAGGAAAATGGAGTAGATAGCGCTAAGCCTGTTCGTGGTggccatcttttgagctgccaggtggCCACAAACACTCCTCATACATTGTGTTGGATACAAGAGAAGTTGTAAATAATTTGTGAGGTCCGTCTGTTTGCTAcccaatgtgaaaatgaaaaaaaaaattggggcttctATTTTGTGAAGAATTCCAAAATTATCACCGCATACTGTGACACACGTCAAgattttaaaaatgtaattataggcAAAGCCGTTAGCACAACTATGTCTGTGGTGCTCAGGTAGGGTCCCAATCTGTGTAAAGTTAtatataaacttggcacacactgtGTGGATGCAGTGGAAACATTTAAGCTGGTGCAATACATACAGTAGTAGTTTCGGTCGCAGCGACCTTCATCAAAGtactataaaaaataataaagagacaaaa contains:
- the LOC143766649 gene encoding uncharacterized protein LOC143766649 isoform X2 — encoded protein: MDRDKMAERISHLTLEILFHLTGEDYTVVKKTSSERCQDRVSEGWGRPLSPITGPPPHPLIHEDMNDQKILELTYKMIELLTGEVPIRCQDVAVYFSMEEWEYLEGHKDLYKDVIMEVPHPVTSPDLSSTRTTPERCPRPLLPQDCKQEDPNVPQGHKGEDLTHINTTETYVRGDEWCKEEIPTYDYPDDCTRKSEEKLISSVFKSDDLEIPQDTIEVNAITPDIPSSLHSKDLSSDPLKLVLSSDSLSTTNENQSHKISFKNGNTPNSKKPFSCSEYGNSFPIKKSFLKHPKIHTVANRFSCSKCGKCYKNKFHLVRHQRTHTGEKPFSCSECGKCFQHKSDLVLHQRTHTGEKPFSCSECAKCFKQKSGLVVHQRTHTGEKAFSCSECGKSFIQKSNLVTHQRTHTGEKPFSCSECEKCFSRKWLLDNHQRTHTVEKPFLCSECGKCFKRKSDVVTHQRTHTGEKPFSCSECDKCFQQKCDLVIHQRIHTGEKPFSCSECGKYFKNKSNFVIHQRTHTGEKPFSCSECAKCFKQKCGLVVHQRTHTGEKPFSCSECEKCFSRKWLLDSHQRTHTVEKPFLCSECGKCFKRKSDVVTHQRTHTGEKPFSCSECDKCFQQKCDLVIHQRIHREEKAFSCSECGKCFNRKSNLVTHQRTHTGKKPFPCSECMKCFNKKSDLDRHQRTHTGEKPFPCSESGKCFNLKAHLDCHLRTHTGEKPFSCSECGKYFTFKSELVIHQRTHTGKNPFSCPECGKCFNHQSNLVKHQRTHTGEKPFPCS
- the LOC143766649 gene encoding uncharacterized protein LOC143766649 isoform X1, whose amino-acid sequence is MHRYAREISVSTISDPLSEDLLYKIIFFTSPSKIDMDRDKMAERISHLTLEILFHLTGEDYTVVKKTSSERCQDRVSEGWGRPLSPITGPPPHPLIHEDMNDQKILELTYKMIELLTGEVPIRCQDVAVYFSMEEWEYLEGHKDLYKDVIMEVPHPVTSPDLSSTRTTPERCPRPLLPQDCKQEDPNVPQGHKGEDLTHINTTETYVRGDEWCKEEIPTYDYPDDCTRKSEEKLISSVFKSDDLEIPQDTIEVNAITPDIPSSLHSKDLSSDPLKLVLSSDSLSTTNENQSHKISFKNGNTPNSKKPFSCSEYGNSFPIKKSFLKHPKIHTVANRFSCSKCGKCYKNKFHLVRHQRTHTGEKPFSCSECGKCFQHKSDLVLHQRTHTGEKPFSCSECAKCFKQKSGLVVHQRTHTGEKAFSCSECGKSFIQKSNLVTHQRTHTGEKPFSCSECEKCFSRKWLLDNHQRTHTVEKPFLCSECGKCFKRKSDVVTHQRTHTGEKPFSCSECDKCFQQKCDLVIHQRIHTGEKPFSCSECGKYFKNKSNFVIHQRTHTGEKPFSCSECAKCFKQKCGLVVHQRTHTGEKPFSCSECEKCFSRKWLLDSHQRTHTVEKPFLCSECGKCFKRKSDVVTHQRTHTGEKPFSCSECDKCFQQKCDLVIHQRIHREEKAFSCSECGKCFNRKSNLVTHQRTHTGKKPFPCSECMKCFNKKSDLDRHQRTHTGEKPFPCSESGKCFNLKAHLDCHLRTHTGEKPFSCSECGKYFTFKSELVIHQRTHTGKNPFSCPECGKCFNHQSNLVKHQRTHTGEKPFPCS